One window of the Candidatus Jettenia sp. genome contains the following:
- a CDS encoding glutamine amidotransferase has product MENFTQWNLSFVGVESNGLRVLILFLAVVALYFSWISIRTVYPVTKRWLLLTLRLFVIALILILLFQPQIEQKEVVRLKNKVVCLLDNSKSMTLKGGDTGITRFQLVENFFKDNASFLRELHDNFDVDYLTFSDSIKEISPYDIEKGIALDGTNTDIAQILKLVKKRYEGKSVKGYLVFSDGADTVELPSTVNKPDILGNLAKDLSAPLFTFSPAGNMEAKDIAISNISYDSFTFIRSLWKADVVIRIFGYKDLKLPITLKQGNDIISSKVLEVKNENELHIELSFTPYKTGIFLYTIALPVQPHEAIVENNQVSFLVKIVRDKIRVMHVCGRPSWDERFLRRVLKSDPNVDLISFFILRTPTDLSEARNEELSLIPFPVDELFTQALSSFDLVIFQNFDYRPYDTSFFRFSHYLNNLQKFVIDQGGGFLMIGGDISFSQGGYDGTAIEEILPIKLNAEKDTIDTSRLKAVLTDDGLKHPITMLDENTDRNVAVWKDLPELDGCNVATQLKTTAIPLATYPVNGDPPLISVQDVGLGRCMAITTDSLWRWGFLSVGKGGSNRHYIKFWQNTIKWLIKDPTLNPVRLTVNKETFLPNEEVQIKIEVLGRNYQPLEGVPLDIDITNEFSGKSIHSTRGVTGNDGQYKFTMKHDREGYYIAKATAKKENDEIGQDYTVFKIALENKEFKDPSIRRDILARLAEISGGKHFDLPVKNIEDAFSLENPSIIKLVGKRQISLWDNWYIFMMILTIVSTEWWIRKRSGLS; this is encoded by the coding sequence ATGGAAAATTTTACCCAATGGAATCTTAGTTTTGTCGGTGTTGAAAGCAACGGTTTACGGGTACTGATACTGTTTTTAGCAGTTGTGGCGCTCTATTTTTCCTGGATTAGCATCAGAACTGTCTATCCTGTTACCAAACGATGGTTGCTTCTCACGCTTCGGCTCTTTGTTATAGCGCTCATTCTAATCCTCCTTTTTCAGCCGCAAATAGAGCAGAAAGAGGTTGTCAGGTTAAAAAACAAGGTTGTATGCCTGTTAGATAATTCAAAGAGCATGACCCTGAAAGGCGGTGACACTGGTATTACCCGATTTCAGCTTGTTGAGAATTTTTTCAAAGACAATGCATCTTTTCTCAGGGAATTACATGATAATTTCGATGTTGATTACTTAACCTTCTCCGATAGTATCAAAGAGATATCCCCTTATGATATTGAAAAAGGCATTGCCCTCGATGGCACAAATACCGATATTGCTCAAATACTCAAACTTGTTAAGAAGCGCTACGAGGGTAAATCAGTTAAGGGCTATTTGGTTTTTTCGGATGGCGCAGATACCGTTGAACTCCCTTCAACGGTAAATAAACCCGATATTCTTGGGAATCTTGCCAAGGATCTTTCTGCCCCGCTTTTTACATTTTCCCCAGCAGGCAATATGGAAGCCAAAGATATTGCTATTAGTAATATCTCCTACGATAGTTTTACTTTTATAAGAAGTCTGTGGAAGGCAGATGTCGTTATCAGGATTTTTGGATACAAGGATCTCAAGCTTCCCATTACCTTAAAGCAAGGCAACGATATTATTTCTTCAAAAGTCCTGGAGGTTAAGAATGAAAATGAACTCCATATAGAGCTTTCATTTACTCCTTACAAGACGGGGATATTCCTCTATACGATAGCTCTGCCTGTCCAACCCCACGAGGCAATTGTAGAAAATAATCAGGTGAGCTTCCTGGTAAAAATAGTACGTGATAAAATCAGGGTTATGCATGTCTGTGGACGTCCATCCTGGGATGAGCGCTTTTTGAGACGTGTGTTAAAAAGCGATCCGAATGTCGATCTTATATCATTTTTTATTTTACGGACGCCAACTGACCTTTCTGAGGCAAGAAATGAAGAATTAAGCCTTATCCCTTTTCCCGTGGATGAGTTATTTACTCAGGCACTGAGCAGTTTCGACTTGGTTATTTTTCAAAATTTTGATTACCGTCCCTATGATACATCATTCTTCCGGTTCTCACATTATCTGAATAACCTGCAAAAATTTGTGATAGATCAGGGCGGAGGTTTTCTGATGATTGGTGGTGATATCTCATTTTCACAAGGCGGTTATGATGGTACGGCCATTGAGGAAATTCTTCCCATAAAGCTTAATGCGGAAAAAGATACTATCGATACATCCCGATTAAAGGCGGTGCTGACCGATGATGGTCTAAAGCATCCCATAACCATGCTCGATGAAAATACCGATAGAAACGTTGCTGTTTGGAAAGATCTTCCCGAATTAGATGGGTGCAATGTGGCTACCCAGCTAAAAACGACAGCCATACCCTTGGCAACCTATCCGGTAAACGGAGATCCCCCTCTCATTTCAGTTCAGGATGTGGGACTTGGCCGATGTATGGCTATTACAACCGATTCTCTATGGCGATGGGGTTTCCTCTCTGTTGGGAAAGGTGGGAGCAACAGGCATTACATAAAATTTTGGCAAAATACCATAAAATGGCTTATCAAAGATCCTACCCTGAATCCTGTCCGTTTAACGGTAAATAAAGAAACTTTTTTGCCGAATGAAGAAGTACAAATTAAGATTGAAGTATTGGGCAGAAATTACCAACCTCTGGAAGGTGTGCCCTTAGATATCGATATTACCAATGAATTTTCAGGGAAAAGCATACACTCCACCCGTGGGGTTACTGGCAATGACGGCCAGTATAAATTTACCATGAAACACGATAGAGAAGGATATTATATTGCGAAGGCAACAGCAAAGAAGGAAAATGATGAAATCGGGCAGGATTACACCGTTTTTAAAATTGCATTAGAAAATAAGGAATTTAAAGATCCATCTATCCGGAGGGATATACTTGCCAGGCTAGCTGAGATTTCCGGGGGAAAGCATTTCGATCTTCCGGTAAAAAATATTGAAGACGCATTTTCTCTTGAAAATCCCTCTATAATAAAACTTGTAGGCAAACGGCAAATATCATTGTGGGATAACTGGTATATTTTTATGATGATACTCACTATCGTTTCAACAGAATGGTGGATAAGGAAACGAAGCGGATTAAGCTGA
- a CDS encoding DUF4159 domain-containing protein, with protein sequence MNTYKSHHLIFTTVFFVAFFVFTNILNLFLPSHIFAMGEVSKFTFAQVEYHGGNWNPRPNGGKRLMWELIKRTSVEARIETVSLRLDNSNLFEYPFLYISGDQEFPPLSEKEISNLKLHLEFGGTLFIDDCIGKNDFGFDKSIRREIKRLFPNKPLEKLPSDHTVFKSFYLLNQAYGRIMEKSFLEGITIGNRTVIMYSQNDLAGAWAKDPLGNWEYEVIPGGETQRSMAFRLGVNIIMYTLTGNYKQDQVHLPFILRRQM encoded by the coding sequence ATGAATACCTATAAAAGTCATCACCTAATTTTTACTACAGTATTTTTTGTGGCGTTTTTTGTCTTCACAAACATACTTAACCTTTTTTTACCCTCACATATCTTCGCCATGGGGGAGGTTTCAAAATTCACCTTTGCCCAGGTAGAATATCATGGTGGGAATTGGAATCCTCGGCCAAATGGTGGAAAACGCCTTATGTGGGAGCTTATTAAGCGAACGAGTGTTGAGGCGCGCATTGAAACTGTTTCCCTCCGCCTCGATAACAGCAATCTCTTTGAATATCCATTCCTTTATATATCAGGTGATCAGGAGTTTCCGCCACTGAGCGAGAAAGAGATCAGCAATCTGAAATTACATCTGGAGTTCGGAGGTACACTTTTCATTGATGACTGTATCGGAAAGAATGATTTTGGCTTCGATAAATCTATCCGGCGTGAGATTAAGAGATTATTTCCCAATAAACCGTTAGAAAAACTGCCTTCAGATCATACAGTCTTCAAATCTTTCTATTTACTAAATCAAGCATATGGAAGGATTATGGAAAAATCCTTTTTAGAGGGTATAACGATAGGGAATCGAACCGTTATCATGTATTCTCAAAATGATCTGGCAGGGGCATGGGCAAAAGATCCATTGGGAAACTGGGAGTATGAGGTGATACCGGGTGGTGAAACACAGCGATCTATGGCATTTCGCCTGGGTGTAAATATTATCATGTACACCCTTACCGGCAACTATAAGCAAGATCAGGTACATCTTCCCTTTATCCTGAGGCGGCAGATGTGA
- a CDS encoding phospholipase D-like domain-containing protein, whose translation MKFFIILVVCVFYSSCAFGLPADDVVPLIDGEYYPQAHQSLITAKKSVFCIMYIADIDPKYNHGYEYNLVNDLINAHRRGVVVTVIFDQNITFWKKGKKGKEIESKSRKAYELLKKNGVPVYYDSKDCVTHSKILVIDGYITILGSTNWTYSALKKNHEASVLIKSHRVAEAFLEKLKMIPRY comes from the coding sequence ATGAAGTTTTTCATTATTTTGGTTGTTTGTGTTTTTTATTCATCTTGCGCCTTTGGTTTACCTGCCGATGATGTTGTGCCTCTCATAGATGGTGAATACTATCCGCAGGCACACCAATCATTGATTACCGCAAAGAAATCTGTTTTTTGCATCATGTATATTGCCGACATCGATCCGAAATATAATCATGGTTACGAATATAACTTGGTCAATGATCTTATTAATGCGCATCGGCGTGGCGTAGTCGTAACCGTCATCTTTGATCAAAATATTACCTTTTGGAAAAAGGGCAAAAAGGGTAAAGAAATTGAAAGTAAAAGCCGTAAGGCATATGAGTTGCTTAAGAAAAATGGGGTTCCTGTGTATTATGATAGTAAGGATTGCGTTACTCATAGCAAAATACTCGTTATAGATGGCTATATTACTATTCTGGGTAGTACGAATTGGACGTATAGCGCATTAAAAAAGAATCATGAGGCATCTGTTTTAATAAAATCGCATCGTGTGGCAGAGGCATTTCTCGAAAAACTGAAAATGATTCCTAGATATTAA